Proteins encoded in a region of the Antedon mediterranea chromosome 2, ecAntMedi1.1, whole genome shotgun sequence genome:
- the LOC140039388 gene encoding uncharacterized protein yields MIKIQSLEENLEDLRNELSVSLVTKQHNKIAEIGHRINLKEQEVKDLRSTMNQEIKFGTGPLCTKMDEVLRKNKILRQQYHGKSFVGNHVYRACKFNIIEKLMDGVSMTLKQQIHHCPTNCKQLLETKLHKIQESFTPVFKTFTNVHECINHTRRITDSEIDQYETYIQLFSKEYRRIAPNVIQPKLHMLEHHTIPFMREWRVGVGLLAEQGGELIHSEFNRRKRAVYGLKSNLDQLMSIMKSHLTFISPEIQHEVTRPKCRKVEE; encoded by the exons ATGATTAAAATCCAGTCTTTAGAAGAGAATCTTGAGGATTTAAGAAACGAGCTCTCAGTGTCACTTGTGACAAAACAGCATAACAAGATTGCAGAGATTGGCCACAGAATAAATCTGAAAGAACAAGAGGTCAAAGACTTG cgaAGCACTATGAACCAAGAGATAAAATTTGGAACTGGACCTCTATGTACAAAAATGGACGAGGTGTTGAGGAAGAATAAAATTCTTCGACAGCAGTACCACGGAAAGAGTTTTGTGGGAAACCATGTATACAGAGCATGCAAA ttcaaCATCATAGAAAAGCTCATGGATGGTGTCTCAATGACTTTAAAGCAACAGATACATCACTGTCCTACAAACTGTAAGCAACTGCTAGAAACAAAATTGCACAAGATACAGGAATCATTTACACCTGTATTCAAAACCTTTACTAATGTCCATGAATGCATAAACCATACGAGGCGCATCACTGATTCAGAAATAGATCAATATG AAACCTACATACAACTGTTCTCCAAAGAATACAGACGCATCGCTCCAAATGTGATTCAACCAAAATTGCACATGTTGGAGCACCACACAATACCGTTCATGAGAGAATGGAGAGTAGGAGTTGGACTCTTAGCTGAGCAAGGCGGCGAATTAATCCACTCAGAATTTAATCGCCGGAAAAGGGCGGTATATGGATTAAAGAGCAACCTTGACCAGCTTATGTCAATCATGAAGTCACATCTGACTTTTATTTCACCCGAGATCCAGCATGAGGTGACTAGGCCCAAGTGCAGAAAAGTTGAGGAATAG
- the LOC140039389 gene encoding uncharacterized protein → MEFHERALSSLCYCCGKKFKIKDVKYTYEYNLDPNLKWLCGSCHVSALGGHNITPFNFKDHGDKCLACYLFSQQSRPGRRLKKCKFPENRSNTTGSFIPTHEHLLLNPQFKIFENYDNQVYECQICNNLLSIDSQQTPCQHFFCTFCINKLFKAVGRESIDCFNCSQIVSNKDLKPVPLIVEQSLKRVLLQCKQCKIQLVWSETPNHVCKTFKEQAFTKILSAVEEITCTAQTNEVWPKELKSMAHNIVRKDLMNNKKVSLMTRGRPINIVKQSECTTTVSVTSTEEKMDPQRCLAIMNACRINWSQQRALRRFCPGVLASERQMRICQEQIIGDHIVDSMEYMFVKRDGATSIGGLVLEEVAVVRLTKIKELIYDYLNKYDMSDELNFFKDGDIFLKFGGDKGGDTTKFEVQICSLPKPNALHNIIVILAFQAPDFIVNVEKGLKLVLDEVMDLDGNQWTSPKTKK, encoded by the exons ATGGAGTTTCACGAAAGGGCATTGAGTTCCCTTTGCTACTGTTGcggaaaaaaatttaaaataaaagatgtaAAGTACACTTATGAATATAATTTGGATCCAAATCTTAAGTGGCTATGTGGAAGCTGTCACGTTAGCGCACTTGGTGGACACAACATAACACCATTTAATTTCAAAGACCATGGAGACAAATGCTTAGCGTGCTACTTATTCAGTCAACAATCAAGACCTGGTCGAAGGCTGAAGAAATGCAAGTTTCCCGAAAACAGAAGCAATACTACTGGCAGTTTTATTCCCACTCATGAGCACTTGCTACTAAATcctcaatttaaaatttttgaaaattacgaTAATCAAGTGTATGAATGTCAGATATGcaataatttgttgtcaattgACAGCCAGCAGACGCcttgtcaacattttttttgtacattttgcaTAAACAAATTGTTTAAGGCAGTAGGACGAGAATCAATTGATTGTTTTAACTGCAGCCAAATTGTCAGTAACAAAGATCTCAAACCAGTTCCACTTATTGTAGAACAATCGCTTAAACGAGTCCTTTTGCAAtgcaaacaatgtaaaattcaaTTAGTTTGGTCAGAAACCCCCAATCATGTTTGCAAAACGTTTAAAGAACAGGCATTCACCAAAATTTTAAGTGCAGTTGAAGAAATTACATGTACTGCCCAAACAAATGAGGTTTGGCCAAAAGAATTGAAAAGCATGGCACACAACATAGTACGGAAAGACCTTATGAATAATAAGAAAGTGTCACTTATGACTCGAGGACGG CCAATCAACATTGTTAAACAATCAGAGTGCACAACAACTGTTAGTGTTACCAGTACTGAAGAGAAAATGGACCCCCAAAGATGTTTGGCAATCATGAATGCCTGCCGCATAAATTGGAGCCAGCAACGAGCACTGCGgag attTTGCCCAGGAGTTTTGGCTTCTGAAAGGCAAATGCGCATTTGCCAAGAACAGATTATCGGTGATCACATAGTAGATTCTATGGAATACATGTTTGTCAAACGAGATGGAGCCACATCTATAGGAGGTCTTGTTTTGGAGGAGGTTGCAGTAGTCCGACTAACCAAAATCAAAGAACTAATCTATGACTACCTAAACAAATATGATAT gTCTGATGAATTGAACTTCTTCAAAGATGGAGACATATTTCTCAAGTTTGGAGGAGACAAGGGTGGTGATACCACTAAATTTGAAGTTCAAATTTGCAGTTTACCTAAACCCAATGCGCTGCACAATATTATTGTCATTTTGGCATTCCAAGCACCAGATTTTATAGTTAATGTCGAAAAAGGCTTGAAACTGGTTCTTGATGAAGTCATGGATTTAGATGGAAACCAGTGGACCTCACCAAAGAccaaaaagtaa